A window from Balearica regulorum gibbericeps isolate bBalReg1 chromosome 1, bBalReg1.pri, whole genome shotgun sequence encodes these proteins:
- the LAMP1 gene encoding lysosome-associated membrane glycoprotein 1 yields MARAQGARGLLAAAALLGFLQASSSFEVKDTSGKVCIIADLTVAFSVEYKSNGQKEFAHFFLPQNATVEPQSSCGKGNTSHPILLLGFGTGHSLSLNFSEYADKYQVEELVFRYNLSDATLFHNSTADVKRVSQKNIIQASLGTQYRCINSKHINMKNVNITFSNVTLEAYLTNGTFSMNKTECAEDMVSTTAVVPTTPKQTTSQVPTTSPTPSALPSNPAVGKYNVTGPNGTCVLAYMGLQLNITYLKKDEKMGLDLLNFIPHNTTSSGTCDNTSAILNLTFEKTRVIFRFALNASTEKFFLQGVNVSTTLPSEAKVPKFEASNNSMSELRATVGNSYKCSAEENLQVTDKALVNIFNVQIQVFKIDGDKFGAVEECQLDENNMLIPIIVGAALAGLVLIVLIAYLIGRKRSHAGYQTI; encoded by the exons GCTTTTTACAGGCTTCCTCTTCATTTGAGGTGAAAGATACAAGTGGTAAGGTCTGCATAATCGCTGATCTGACAGTAGCCTTCTCAGTGGAATACAAAAGCAATGGGCAAAAAGAG TTTGCgcacttttttcttccacaaaatgCTACAGTAGAGCCACAGAGCTCCTGTGGTAAAGGTAACACATCTCATCCAATTCTGCTATTGGGTTTTGGAACAGGCCATTCATTAAGCCTGAATTTCTCAGAATATGCAGACAAGTACCAAGTTGAAGAGCTAGTTTTCCGCTACAATCTGTCAGATGCAACTTTATTCCATAATTCAACTGCAG atGTGAAAAGAGTATCTCAGAAAAACATTATTCAGGCATCTTTGGGCACACAATACAGATGCATCAACTCCAAGCACATCAATATGAAGAATGTGAACATTACTTTTAGCAATGTTACTTTGGAAGCCTATCTCACAAATGGCACTTTCAGTATGAACA agacAGAATGTGCTGAAGATATGGTCTCCACTACTGCTGTAGTGCCTACGACTCCTAAACAGACTACTAGCCAGGTTCCAACAACGAGCCCAACACCAAGTGCATTGCCCTCAAATCCTGCAGTTGGAAAATACAATGTGACTGGTCCAAATGGAACCTGTGTCCTTGCCTACATGGGGTTACAGCTTAATATCACCTAtctaaaaaaagatgaaaag ATGGGATTGGATTTGCTGAATTTCATACCACATAATACAACTTCTTCTGGGACATGTGACAATACATCTGCCATCTTGAATCTGACTTTTGAGAAGACAAGAGTTATCTTCCGCTTTGCATTG aatgcaaGTACTGAAAAATTCTTCCTGCAAGGTGTGAATGTAAGCACAACTCTGCCTTCTGAAGCAAAAG TTCCAAAGTTTGAAGCATCGAACAACAGCATGAGTGAGCTGAGAGCTACAGTAGGGAACTCATACAAGTGCAGTGCAGAGGAGAATCTCCAGGTCACAGACAAAGCCCTTGTCAATATATTTAATGTTCAGATCCAGGTTTTCAAGATTGATGGAGACAAATTTGGGGCAG TGGAAGAATGTCAACTGGATGAAAATAACATGCTGATCCCTATAATAGTTGGTGCAGCCCTTGCTGGTCTTGTTCTAATTGTCCTGATTGCTTACTTGATTGGCAGAAAGAGGAGCCATGCTGGATATCAAACAATTTAA